ATCCGCCCCCTAGCGAACAAAGACTATTTTTTTTCAAAAGGGACACTTCGCGAGCGGTCAAAAGGGCACTATATCTTTAAGCCGGAGTCTCCATGGAAACCGATTGAAAAATCGTGGAGCCTTGCAGAGTGGCGCTTTCAAATAAAAGAGAAGGCCAAGAAGAAGATCCATACCCGTTTTAAAAATCCCAAAGTTGCTGCGCTCCTCTCAGGCCTCGCCACAGGAAACCTTGAAAACCCCTATCTTTCCTACCACTTTGGAGCCGTTGGACTCGCTCACCTGCTCGCCATTTCAGGATTCCACTTCGCCCTCCTTACCTTCTTTCTAGCCTCCATTCTTAAACGAATCCTTCCCGAAAAGCTCCTTGCCTTAGCCCTCATTCTCCTTTTAGGAACCTACTTCTTCTATATGGGAGGCGGACCATCAATTAGCCGCGCATGGATCGGCGTATTGCTCTACCTTGTGGGAATCCTATTTGGATACCGTACAACGCCCCTCAACGCTCTCGGTGTAGCCCTTCTCTTTGCTTTGCTTTCTAATCCGTTTGTAATCACAAACGTGGGGTTTCAACTCAGCTTTGGTGCAACCCTCGGCATCATTCTTTTCTACAGCTTATTTGAAGAAAATTTGACTTCCCTCCTGCCAAAGCGCCCTTATTCTGTGCTTACTGAAATGTCCATACTTGATCAGTGCGGCTACATTCTTTGTGCGTACCTTCGCAAAGGACTTGCCCTCCAAGGGAGCGTTTTAACCTTTACCCTTCCCCTGATTCTTTTTCATTTTGAAACATTCCCCCTGATTTCCCTTTTTTACAACCTCTTCGTTCCCTTCCTCTTTGCAGCTTTGCTCGCCCTTTTTCTACTCCATGCAGATATATTCGCAGCGCCCATCGCTTCATTCTTGATCACACTCGTTGAAGGAACGCCCCGAAAGCTCCTCTTCAAAATCAATACCATGCAAACGTTGATTCTTAGCAGCGTTATCTTAGGCTTCGTATATTGGAAATCTTTTCGAACCCGCAAGAAAAAAAGTTGCAAGACCAGCCCCAGTCATTAGAGACTCAACCTTCCAGTTGATTTTTAAGGATTTTGCCCCCATCACGCTTTGAATCCCCTTGGCGAAAAGATAAGAAAGACACAGGGTAGAAATAGAAGAATAAATCCACTTAACATCTTGATCTGTAGAAAATCCCAGAAGATTCTTTTTACAACTCTTTTGATTAACTGCGTAAACAACAGCCATGGAAATTCTGTGAATAAGATAGGGTTTCAAAATGAGGGAAGGATTACGATGCCGTTGAAGAGCATACCTGCAACTAAGGCAAAATTTCCACCCCAGTGCTTCGACGTTTTTCCTATCGTCATAATGCCTTTTTGGATGAATGAAAGGATGTAAGTTAGGAGAAATTTGCTTAGATAGAGTGAGTTAAAAAATGGGGCAGGTAGGACTTGAACCTACGACCAACGGATTATGAGACCCATTCACAAGAAAACTCTGAACACTCAAGAGTAAACCAGAACGACGTTTCTCTCGCAAGAAAATTCAGAAGGTATTCGGACTTGTTCTAAAATGTTCTCTCATTTTCCACTCAGTTGCGGAAAATAGAAACGGTTCCTATTTAGGAAATCGGCTTGATGATTTTTGGAGGAGGTTTGGACTTAGAGAAAATAAAGGGTAAAAATGAACAAGTTAAAATTTCTATTAGTTGCGCTTTTTATATGTGCGTTGCCATACGTGTGGTGACACAGATCCAGGACTTTCAGGACACAATACGGAAGTTACAGATACGTATACGATCGACTACGAGGCTAGCCTCCAGTGTAACAACTCTAATCCAATTGCTGTCATAAAAAGTGTGATGACATTTCATGAGGAACCTGGTGTTAATCCAATGAATAGGTCATCTAAAAAATGATAACTAAAATAAAAATTTTTAGCTATAACACCCTCTCTTGAGGTTTTTTTTGAACACCATAAGATCATGATTTTGATTGTTTCTGCTATTGCCATGATTGCATTATTGATTTTTGCATTTTGTTGTTACAAATGACGATCTCAAGGACAAGCTTTTCAAGGAATGGGTCCTGCCGCAGCTAGAACTCAACCAGATGGAGACAATTATCAAGAACTTCAAGATCGTGGTGCAGGAACTAAGAAGACTAATGAAGATGATTTTGTAGAAGTTCCACTAATTACCGAAGACAGCCCTCTGATATGAAACTGATGATTATTGAACTTTACGAATTGCTTATCGAGAAAGAAGGAAAGTCACAGGCCCATTGTTTACAAGATGCACCTCCATATGAGAACCAAAAGATCCCATTTCCACGGCATCAGCGCCCATCTTGTACCGCAGCTGCACCGCAAAAGACTCGTAATATAAACGAGCCTGAGTAGGAGGCATCGTTTCGGTAAAAGAAGGGCGACGTCCTTTATCGCAATCCCCATATAAAGTAAACTGAGAGACAACCAAGATTCTTCCCTGAGCATCTATGATAGAACGATTCATCTTTCCTTGGTCGTCTTCAAAGATCCTCATATTTACAATCTTATTGACAAGCCAGGGAATTTTCTCCTCACGATCGTCCTTGTGAATACCTAAAAAGAGGAGGAGCCCTCCACTAATCTCACCCACAACTTTTTCTTCAACTGTGACGCGGGCCTCTTTCACCCGTTGGATCAATACGCGCATACGGCTATTATATAAGATCTAGGAAATTAAGAGATTCTTTTTTCAAGATTATTGAGTTCTTCAAGAATACCTTCTGGAAGATGTCCTTCCAAAAGCTTGTAATATTCACGGAGTCCCTTCACCTCTTCCTTCCAAAGAGAGCGATCGATTTCAAAGAGCTCCTTTTGAGCATTAAAATCTTTAGGCAGTAGGCCAACAGGACTATCAATTGCTTCCCCAGTTCCTTGACACCTCTCAAAGATCCATTTTAAAACATGGATATTCTCTCCAAATCCAGACCATAGAAACTCTCCATTCTTCCCTTTTCGAAACCAATTTGCATGATAGATTTTCGGGGCTTTGGATCCAAGAAGTTCTCCCATTTCAAGCCAATGGCCAAAATAGTCTCCCATATTGTAGCCACAAAAAGGAAGCATTGCAAAAGGATCGTGACGAAGCGCTCCAATCTTTCCAGCTGCCGCTGCCGTCATTTCCGAAGAAAGAGAGGCTCCCAAAAACGTGCCGTGTTGCCAAGAGAGACTTTCAATAACAAGAGGAACAACGCTTTCTCTTCGCCCCCCAAAAATAATCCCAGAAATCGGGACACCATTCACATCTTCAAAAGCAGGATCAATCACAGGACACTGCTTGGCAGGAGCAGTAAATCGAGAGTTCGGGTGAGCCACCTTTTCTTTTGAGTCTGGAGTCCAATCCCTTCCCTTCCAATCGATCAAATGAGCTGGAGGTGTTTCACTCATTCCTTCCCACCATACGTCGCCATCATCGGTAAGGGCAACATTGGTAAATATTGAGTTGCTCTTCATCGACTCCATCGCATTTGGATTGGAATCGTAAGAAGTTCCCGGAGCGACACCAAAGAATCCATTCTCAGGATTAATGGCATAAAGGCGTCCATCAGGGCCAATTTTCATCCAAGCAATGTCATCCCCTACGCACTCAACCTTCCATCCTGGAAGAGGAGATTGCAGCATCGCCAAATTTGTTTTTCCGCAAGCGCTTGGGAAAGCCGCAACAAAAAACCGCTTCCTTCCTTCGGGATTCGTGACTCCGACGATGAGCATATGCTCTGCCATCCACTTCTCATCTCGCCCTTTTGCAGAAGCAATTCGAAGTGCTAAACACTTTTTGCCCAGTAGAGCATTGCCCCCATACCCACTTCCATAGGACCAGATCTCTCGCTCTTCGGGGAAGTGTACAATGTATTTGCTATCAGCTCTACAGGGCCAAAAAGAGTCCTTCTCTCCCTTATCAAGTGGAACTCCCACTGAATGAAGACACGGAACAAAATCGCCATCGACCCCTAAAACTTCAAGCGCTTTTTTTCCCATTCGCGTCATAATAAATGTATTTGCAACGACATAAAGACTATCAGTGATTTGCACCCCTATGACAGAAAGAGACGAACCAAATGGCCCCATGCTAAAAGGGATAACATACATCTTTCTTCCCTTCATGCACCCTTTGAAAAGACCAATCAAGGTCTGTTTCATCTTCTTTGGCTCTTCCCAGTTGTTCGTCGGACCCGCATCCTCTTCCCTAAGAGAGCAAATGAATGTGCGATCCTCTACACGTGCAACATCCTCAGGATCAGAGCGACACCAGTATGACTTGGGACGTTTAGAAAGGGGAACAAAAACCCCCGCATCCACAAGCACCTGACACACTGCATCATGCTCATCCTGAGAGCCATCACACAGCTGAACGCTGTCAGGCTGACAGAGCTCCTCCATGTCTTTGATCCAAGCGGCTAGCCGCGCATGCTTCATCTCCATATTTCCCCCATAACATATAGGGAATACTAGTCGAAAGAAAAAATTTGGATAAACATCAAAAGAGCGCGGTCAACGGCTAAACTGCGGATTTTTTGAAAGTTTCGAGGTACTCGAGTGCCTTTCCTGTTCCCATGCAAACTGCCAGAAGAGGATTCGAAGCAACGATCACTGGAAGTCCTGTCTCTTTAATCAGAGCCTTATCCAATCCCTTGATCAAAGCTCCACCACCGGCAAGGACCATCCCTGTCTCAACAAGGTCAGCAGCCAGTTCGGGAGGACAACGCTCCAAGGTCTCCTTGGTGCAAGCAATGATTTGTTGAATAGGCTCTGCGAGACACTCCCGGATTTCAACAGAGTTGATTCGCTTAGTAACCGGGAGACCAGCCACTTGATCACGCCCCCTCACTTCCATTTCAAGCTCGTGATCCCCAAGAGGATAGGCAGAACCGATCGTCATTTTGATCTCTTCAGCCGTTCTTGGCCCAATCATTAGATTATAGGTACGGCGCATATAGTTGATAACACACTCATCAAATTCATCCCCCGCAATACGAATCGATCGAGATTCGACAATTCCACCAAGTGAGATAATTGCAATCTCGGTCGTACCACCACCTACATCAATAATCATATTCGCTGAGGGTTCATGGACAGGGAGGTCAACTCCAATGGCTGCTGCCATGGGTTCTTCAATAAGGATTACCTCTTGAGCGCCTGCTCTAAGGGCCGAATCTTCAACAGCTCGCTTCTCCACTCCTGTAATTCCAGAAGGAACAGCAATCAAAATCTTTGGACGAAATAGGCTACGCGATGGGGTCACTCGAGAAATAAGGGCTTTAAGCATCCCTTCTGCAATTTCAAAATCAGCGATAACACCATCCTTCATCGGGCGGACAGCATGAATTTTTTGAGGAGTTTTCCCAAGCATTGCTTTCGCTTTATGGCCAACAGCAAGGACGTCACTGGTCAAGGAGTCAACAGCCACCACCGAGGGTTCAGCCAGTATGATCCCCTTGCCTCGAACATAAACAAGGGTATTTGCAGTTCCGAGGTCAATTCCAATGTCACTTGCAAAAATACCAGTGAAGTGACCAAGTTTATTGATAAATCCTTGCTTGAAGTTCTTAAGGAGGCTTCCTTTTCCCTTTTTTGCGGCCTTAACTTTCATTTTCCAGTCCTTTTAGATCCAATTGTGCTATGAGATTCGTTCATCATAATGGACAACCAGATATAATTCATCAAGTTTGTAGAAGTTCGAGAACATCTTCCCAGGTAAGCTTGGTAATCGCCTCATCATCGCAGCTCACGATCTTCTTCACGATTCCTTTCTTTCGATTTTGCATTTCTACAATCTTTTCCTCAATCGTTCCCATTGTCACAAGTTTATAGACAGAGACTGACTCTTTCTGCCCAATACGGTGGACCCGGTCAGTCGCTTGATTTTCAACGGCTGGATTCCACCACATGTCATAGTGAATGACTGTATCAGCACCTACAAGGTTGAGCCCCGTTCCTCCCGCTTTAAGTGACACAAGGAAAACAGGGATGTTAGGATCATTATTAAATTCATTGGCAATATCGAGACGGTTTTTGCTCGACCCATCAAGGTAATTAAATCGAATACCTCTCTGCTCAAAGTCCGTTCTCATGATCTGCAACATACGGGTGTATTGCGAAAAAATCACCGTCTTATGCTGCCCTTCAATCAGCGTCTGCAGAAGTTCAAGAAGCATCTCATACTTTGCTGAATCCCCCACCTCTGCCTTTTCTTTCGCAAAGATAGCTGGGTGACAGCAGATCTGTTTTAGTCGAGTGAGAGTTGCAAGAACATGGATTTGCACTTTATCAAACCCATCTCTTTCAACCAATTTCATCAGTTCATCCCGAGCAGAATCTGCATAGGACTTATAAAGCTCTTTTTGAACATCGGTGAGTTGACAATGATAAACATTCTCACTGACAGGTGGAAGATCGTCCAAAACATCAACCTTCATACGCCGCAAGATAAATGGAGCAACTTTCTTTCGAAGGTATTGCAGGTTTTTAGCCTGTTCCTTACCAGATAGGCGCACATATTTCTCAACGAATCTTTCATAAGACCCCAAAAAGCCTGGCATCAGATAATCGAACAAGCTCCAAAGCTCATCCAAAGAGTTTTCAATCGGAGTACCAGAAAGGATAACGCGGTGTTGAGCTTTAACCAATTTCACCGACTTTGCGTTTCTGGTTCCTCGGTTTTTAATATGCTGTGCTTCATCAAGAATCATATAGGAAAAGGTTACCTTGCCATAAGCCTCAATATCTTTTTGGAGAAGACTGTAGGAAGTAATCACTACATCATAATCTTTAACATTTTTAATTAACTTTTTTCGTTGATTCGGCATTCCATCAACGATAAGAGTCTTTAGCTCGTCATTGAACTTATGACATTCTTCTTTCCAGTTGTAGAGAAGAGAGGTCGGACACACTACAAGAGCTGGAGTCTTTGCACCACTTTTATGTTGTGTCAAAGCGCAAATTGCCTGCAGTGTTTTCCCAAGACCCATATCATCCGCTAAAATTCCATTGAGAAACATTGTACGGAGACGCTCAAGCCACTGAACTCCCTCTTCTTGATAGTGACGAAGTGTTGCATCAACCTGCTTGGGAATCGGGCTGAACTTCAAAATCTTCTCCCCTAGCATCTGCTTACGAATATCTTTGAGCTGCGGTGTCATCGTAAAGGTAACAGGAAGGTCCTTAAAATTGGACTCATCAATATTTGCCAGACTCCAAAGAGGACGCTCTAACTTTTTGTTATCAAGTTTTTCAATTCCGAGTTCATCGAAAAGCTGGACAACGACCCCCACCTCATCAAGATCGAGCACGAGAATTTTAGGAATTTTGTTCCCATTCTCTTTAGCTTTAGCCGTTTTTTTCCGTCCCATATCAAGCTCGAGATACGCACGCCTAGAAACAATGCAATCCCATAGTCGATCTACTGTTACCCCTTTAAGAGCACCTTTCACCTCAATATTCATTTCATAGACATCCATCCGATCGGTGTGCGTAAGCGTAAGCTTGAACTTGGACTGATCATAAATGAATTGATCTAAGAGGTTTTGAGGATAGTTGAACTTGACCCGATGTTGATTTCTAGGAATCACATCAGTCATAAACTCGATAATTTTCTTCTCCGTCTTCGCTGCCCAAACTTGCTGATCAAGATCGAAGATAAAGTCTTGAAAGAGATCTTCAATAATTTTCTGCTCTTCGACTAAATTACGGGCAACAATTCCCTCTTCGGTAACAAAAGAGTCAATGTCATCAAACCCCAACTTCTTTGAAGACACAGGAACCGTATGCGTATCATAACGGAAAGAAAGTGCTGCATCAAGTTCGCCATTCAAGAAAGTTAGATCGCAAATCGCCTCAATCGAACCCACAAACGGAAGTGTCGTAAAGTGTTCAACAACACCGGCCATATCCACTTCTGCAAAAAGTGACATTTCGGGAAGCGCATTTTCCACAAAAGTTCCAAAAAGAGGTTCTGGAATCGTCATATCTCGCATCGGCACGAGACTGCGCAAATGCCGCCGTGTTATTTGCTCAGCAAATCGATAATAGACGTGATTGTAAATGATTCCAGGCTTTGCACACTCAAAAAAACGAGCATCTTCAAGGACAATTTTTTGTTGGTCGACAAGGAGCATCGGATTAAGCAAAATTTTTGATGTGGGAGGATGGATGTATTCTAGGGTAACACTAACATTGGCGTGAGATTTTGAAAAATGAATAGGAGACTCTAAGTTTTCTTCAAAAAGGCAAGGAAGTGTGGGAAGGTCATCATCCTGATAAGTCCACCCCTTTTGCTTCAACATTTCAGAGGCAATTTCCTCAGCCTTAGCCATGATCATTCCAAAGATTTTCACGTCTAAGCTTGCCATTTTCTGAGCGCGTTCATTGGTAACCTTTTCGGGCAATTTTGCATGATCCATTACAAGGCGCGCAATTTCCTGTTCACTTTCTTGGAAAGATTCTAAGGAAAAAAGATGACTCTTTCCTCCTACATAAAGAGGTTCCTGGTATCTTACGGCTTCTAAAAACTGACGAACATTCGGAATATGGAGAGGTTTTGATCTTGAAGGGAGGCGAAGAGCCAGTTGAACATCAACATTGCTCCCTTCCTTTTTGGGGAAGTGGAAGATAACCGCAAGCTCCGCCTTCTCGATTTCTCCCTGCTGAGCAGGGAGAAAGAAAGGAGATTTTGCAAGAAGAGAGGAAGCTCCAATGTATTCCTTAAGAAGCTCCTTTTGGTACTCTTCATCTTTCCTTTCAGCTTCTTTACTTTCAGCTTCTTTAACCGCTTCTAGAAGCTTTTCCTTCTCCTCATCACAGAAGCTATCATCATCAGTCACTTCTTCAATATCTGTTTCTTCTGAGAATTTTACCAAAATTTCATCAAGACACGATTCGAGATGAAAAAGAACAGCAGCTAAGTGTTGGCAATCATAATGATAGGGGCAGTTGCAATCTGAATCGATAGTCTCGCTATCCATCCGATCTATCTCGATTTCACTTTCATATGTATTATTATATTGGCCAAGAACTTTGGCGCTAATGCGGATGGTGGTAGCATCAAGATGAAGGATTTTAGCCGATA
The window above is part of the Candidatus Neptunochlamydia sp. REUL1 genome. Proteins encoded here:
- a CDS encoding SNF2-related protein yields the protein MLNLRKLKQDFSSAILKEGKDLFETKKVLSAKILHLDATTIRISAKVLGQYNNTYESEIEIDRMDSETIDSDCNCPYHYDCQHLAAVLFHLESCLDEILVKFSEETDIEEVTDDDSFCDEEKEKLLEAVKEAESKEAERKDEEYQKELLKEYIGASSLLAKSPFFLPAQQGEIEKAELAVIFHFPKKEGSNVDVQLALRLPSRSKPLHIPNVRQFLEAVRYQEPLYVGGKSHLFSLESFQESEQEIARLVMDHAKLPEKVTNERAQKMASLDVKIFGMIMAKAEEIASEMLKQKGWTYQDDDLPTLPCLFEENLESPIHFSKSHANVSVTLEYIHPPTSKILLNPMLLVDQQKIVLEDARFFECAKPGIIYNHVYYRFAEQITRRHLRSLVPMRDMTIPEPLFGTFVENALPEMSLFAEVDMAGVVEHFTTLPFVGSIEAICDLTFLNGELDAALSFRYDTHTVPVSSKKLGFDDIDSFVTEEGIVARNLVEEQKIIEDLFQDFIFDLDQQVWAAKTEKKIIEFMTDVIPRNQHRVKFNYPQNLLDQFIYDQSKFKLTLTHTDRMDVYEMNIEVKGALKGVTVDRLWDCIVSRRAYLELDMGRKKTAKAKENGNKIPKILVLDLDEVGVVVQLFDELGIEKLDNKKLERPLWSLANIDESNFKDLPVTFTMTPQLKDIRKQMLGEKILKFSPIPKQVDATLRHYQEEGVQWLERLRTMFLNGILADDMGLGKTLQAICALTQHKSGAKTPALVVCPTSLLYNWKEECHKFNDELKTLIVDGMPNQRKKLIKNVKDYDVVITSYSLLQKDIEAYGKVTFSYMILDEAQHIKNRGTRNAKSVKLVKAQHRVILSGTPIENSLDELWSLFDYLMPGFLGSYERFVEKYVRLSGKEQAKNLQYLRKKVAPFILRRMKVDVLDDLPPVSENVYHCQLTDVQKELYKSYADSARDELMKLVERDGFDKVQIHVLATLTRLKQICCHPAIFAKEKAEVGDSAKYEMLLELLQTLIEGQHKTVIFSQYTRMLQIMRTDFEQRGIRFNYLDGSSKNRLDIANEFNNDPNIPVFLVSLKAGGTGLNLVGADTVIHYDMWWNPAVENQATDRVHRIGQKESVSVYKLVTMGTIEEKIVEMQNRKKGIVKKIVSCDDEAITKLTWEDVLELLQT
- a CDS encoding rod shape-determining protein — translated: MKVKAAKKGKGSLLKNFKQGFINKLGHFTGIFASDIGIDLGTANTLVYVRGKGIILAEPSVVAVDSLTSDVLAVGHKAKAMLGKTPQKIHAVRPMKDGVIADFEIAEGMLKALISRVTPSRSLFRPKILIAVPSGITGVEKRAVEDSALRAGAQEVILIEEPMAAAIGVDLPVHEPSANMIIDVGGGTTEIAIISLGGIVESRSIRIAGDEFDECVINYMRRTYNLMIGPRTAEEIKMTIGSAYPLGDHELEMEVRGRDQVAGLPVTKRINSVEIRECLAEPIQQIIACTKETLERCPPELAADLVETGMVLAGGGALIKGLDKALIKETGLPVIVASNPLLAVCMGTGKALEYLETFKKSAV
- the dtd gene encoding D-aminoacyl-tRNA deacylase; translated protein: MRVLIQRVKEARVTVEEKVVGEISGGLLLFLGIHKDDREEKIPWLVNKIVNMRIFEDDQGKMNRSIIDAQGRILVVSQFTLYGDCDKGRRPSFTETMPPTQARLYYESFAVQLRYKMGADAVEMGSFGSHMEVHLVNNGPVTFLLSR
- a CDS encoding ComEC/Rec2 family competence protein is translated as MPKRLAPAFATSIVLLSIMILAFFLGLYPSGQKESGRFKIHEVKKNVSSIQTTIAYIGTLDSLPCRIYLRKGDIRPLANKDYFFSKGTLRERSKGHYIFKPESPWKPIEKSWSLAEWRFQIKEKAKKKIHTRFKNPKVAALLSGLATGNLENPYLSYHFGAVGLAHLLAISGFHFALLTFFLASILKRILPEKLLALALILLLGTYFFYMGGGPSISRAWIGVLLYLVGILFGYRTTPLNALGVALLFALLSNPFVITNVGFQLSFGATLGIILFYSLFEENLTSLLPKRPYSVLTEMSILDQCGYILCAYLRKGLALQGSVLTFTLPLILFHFETFPLISLFYNLFVPFLFAALLALFLLHADIFAAPIASFLITLVEGTPRKLLFKINTMQTLILSSVILGFVYWKSFRTRKKKSCKTSPSH
- a CDS encoding phosphoenolpyruvate carboxykinase (GTP), whose product is MEMKHARLAAWIKDMEELCQPDSVQLCDGSQDEHDAVCQVLVDAGVFVPLSKRPKSYWCRSDPEDVARVEDRTFICSLREEDAGPTNNWEEPKKMKQTLIGLFKGCMKGRKMYVIPFSMGPFGSSLSVIGVQITDSLYVVANTFIMTRMGKKALEVLGVDGDFVPCLHSVGVPLDKGEKDSFWPCRADSKYIVHFPEEREIWSYGSGYGGNALLGKKCLALRIASAKGRDEKWMAEHMLIVGVTNPEGRKRFFVAAFPSACGKTNLAMLQSPLPGWKVECVGDDIAWMKIGPDGRLYAINPENGFFGVAPGTSYDSNPNAMESMKSNSIFTNVALTDDGDVWWEGMSETPPAHLIDWKGRDWTPDSKEKVAHPNSRFTAPAKQCPVIDPAFEDVNGVPISGIIFGGRRESVVPLVIESLSWQHGTFLGASLSSEMTAAAAGKIGALRHDPFAMLPFCGYNMGDYFGHWLEMGELLGSKAPKIYHANWFRKGKNGEFLWSGFGENIHVLKWIFERCQGTGEAIDSPVGLLPKDFNAQKELFEIDRSLWKEEVKGLREYYKLLEGHLPEGILEELNNLEKRIS